A stretch of Geobacter sp. DNA encodes these proteins:
- a CDS encoding HAD-IIIA family hydrolase, with amino-acid sequence MANGTLIIFDLDGTLIDSLDDLTEAVNHMLSAFDRPHLVRKQVQKLVGQGARRLVEQALPGAEEHDIRKGLDLFLAYNAAHIADQTTLYPGVAETLTLLKERGVTMTLVSNKDASFCRTLLEVLGLAGHFEAVYGADSFPARKPSPEPLLHVMRQFNRDTADTVMVGDSINDIAAGRAAGVRTIACTYGYGELDALQGADWHIDSFRELLTLPIRW; translated from the coding sequence ATGGCAAACGGTACACTGATCATATTCGACCTTGACGGCACACTCATCGATTCCCTCGACGACCTGACCGAAGCGGTCAATCACATGCTGTCGGCATTCGACCGGCCGCATCTGGTCAGAAAGCAGGTCCAGAAGCTGGTCGGGCAAGGGGCGCGTCGACTGGTGGAACAGGCTTTGCCCGGTGCCGAAGAGCACGATATCCGGAAAGGGCTGGATCTGTTCCTTGCCTACAATGCGGCGCATATAGCCGATCAGACCACCCTGTATCCCGGTGTTGCCGAAACCCTCACGCTCCTGAAGGAGCGGGGTGTGACCATGACGCTCGTATCCAACAAGGATGCATCTTTCTGCAGGACCCTTCTGGAAGTGCTGGGGTTAGCCGGTCATTTCGAGGCGGTGTATGGTGCAGATTCATTCCCGGCCCGGAAGCCGTCGCCGGAACCGCTGCTCCACGTGATGAGGCAATTCAATCGGGATACGGCGGATACGGTCATGGTGGGTGACAGCATCAACGACATCGCCGCCGGAAGAGCTGCAGGGGTCAGGACCATTGCCTGCACCTACGGGTATGGCGAGCTCGATGCTTTGCAGGGCGCGGATTGGCACATCGACAGTTTCCGTGAGCTACTGACACTGCCAATCCGATGGTAA
- the guaA gene encoding glutamine-hydrolyzing GMP synthase — protein sequence MSTDIHGEKILILDFGSQYTQLIARRVREAHVYCELHPFDMDLAAIRAFAPAGIILSGGPKSVYEEGAPAVEEALFELGVPVLGICYGMQLMSRHYGGTVVPAGKREFGHADLHACGVPGPLFDSFFVEGKSSVWMSHGDHVAQVPAGFEVVAQTSNAPVCAIQDVARRLYGVQFHPEVNHTPRGEILIDTFVRKVCGCSGQWTPGHIIEDAISRIRTQVGTDRVILGLSGGVDSSVAAALIHRAIGGQLTCVFVDNGLLRLGEGDQVMATFADNLGVKVVRVDAESRFLDALAGITDPERKRKVIGNLFVEIFEEEAGGITDARWLAQGTIYPDVIESAGAKTGKAHNIKSHHNVGGLPEHMKLKLLEPLRELFKDEVRAIGEELGLPHQMVWRHPFPGPGLGVRILGEVVKEYADILRRADAIYIEELYASGHYDKISQAFAVFLPVRSVGVMGDGRTYEFVIALRAVETKDFMTAGWYPLPYEDMARISNRIINEVKGVNRVVYDISSKPPATIEWE from the coding sequence ATGTCCACCGATATCCACGGCGAAAAGATCCTCATTCTCGACTTCGGGTCCCAGTATACCCAGCTCATTGCCCGGCGGGTGCGCGAGGCCCATGTCTATTGCGAGCTTCATCCCTTTGACATGGACCTGGCAGCCATCCGTGCCTTTGCACCTGCAGGCATCATCCTTTCCGGGGGACCCAAATCGGTTTATGAAGAGGGTGCGCCCGCGGTTGAAGAGGCGCTGTTCGAGCTGGGGGTGCCGGTACTGGGGATCTGCTACGGCATGCAGCTGATGAGCCGGCACTATGGAGGCACCGTTGTCCCTGCCGGGAAACGGGAGTTCGGACATGCCGATCTTCACGCCTGCGGGGTGCCGGGGCCGCTCTTCGATAGCTTCTTTGTCGAGGGGAAGAGCTCGGTCTGGATGAGCCACGGCGATCACGTGGCCCAGGTCCCGGCAGGCTTCGAGGTGGTGGCTCAGACGTCCAATGCGCCGGTCTGCGCCATCCAGGATGTTGCCAGGCGCCTGTACGGGGTACAGTTCCATCCGGAGGTCAATCATACCCCCCGTGGCGAGATCCTCATCGACACCTTTGTTCGGAAAGTCTGCGGTTGCTCCGGGCAATGGACTCCGGGTCATATCATCGAGGATGCCATCAGCCGTATCAGGACCCAGGTCGGGACGGACCGGGTCATCCTCGGGCTTTCAGGCGGCGTCGATTCCTCGGTAGCTGCTGCCCTTATCCACCGTGCCATCGGTGGTCAGCTTACCTGCGTCTTTGTCGATAACGGCCTGTTACGCCTGGGGGAAGGGGACCAGGTCATGGCCACCTTTGCCGACAACCTGGGTGTAAAGGTGGTGCGCGTCGATGCCGAGTCGCGTTTTCTCGATGCACTGGCGGGCATCACCGATCCCGAGCGGAAGCGCAAGGTCATCGGGAATCTCTTCGTGGAGATCTTCGAGGAGGAGGCTGGCGGAATTACCGATGCCCGCTGGTTGGCGCAGGGAACGATCTATCCCGACGTCATTGAGTCGGCAGGCGCCAAGACCGGTAAGGCGCACAATATCAAGAGCCACCACAACGTGGGGGGGCTTCCCGAGCATATGAAGCTGAAGCTGCTCGAACCTCTGCGGGAGCTGTTCAAGGACGAGGTGCGGGCCATCGGCGAGGAACTCGGTCTGCCGCACCAGATGGTCTGGCGACACCCCTTCCCGGGACCGGGGCTCGGCGTCAGGATTCTCGGTGAGGTGGTGAAGGAATATGCGGATATCCTCCGTCGCGCCGATGCCATCTACATTGAAGAGCTCTATGCGTCTGGCCACTACGACAAGATCAGCCAGGCTTTTGCAGTATTTCTTCCTGTCAGGAGCGTCGGTGTCATGGGGGACGGACGCACCTACGAGTTTGTCATTGCCCTGCGCGCGGTTGAGACCAAGGACTTCATGACTGCCGGCTGGTACCCGCTCCCCTATGAAGACATGGCCCGCATCAGCAACCGGATCATCAACGAGGTCAAAGGGGTCAACCGGGTGGTCTACGACATTTCGAGCAAGCCTCCCGCCACCATAGAGTGGGAGTAG
- the guaB gene encoding IMP dehydrogenase: protein MLDERILEGLTFDDVLLIPAQSAVLPRDVDLTTRLSRNVILNIPLVSAAMDTVTEARAAICMAREGGIGFIHKNLSIEEQALEVDKVKKSESGMIVDPITMRPNQKIREALEIMAKYRISGVPITKPNGKLVGILTNRDLRFETNLDLLISERMTKRNLVTVAVGTTLEEAKEHLKHTRVEKLLVVDDDKNLKGLITIKDIEKVRKYPNACKDSLGRLRVGAAVGPTADMIDRVDALLKAGVDVIVIDTAHGHSQGVIDAVRQLKQTYPGMDLVAGNIATADAAEALIKAGADALKIGIGPGSICTTRVVAGVGVPQITAISECSRVAKKYGVPIIADGGVKYSGDLTKAVAAGADVVMIGSLFAGTEESPGDTILYQGRAYKSYRGMGSIAAMKEGSKDRYFQSDVESEIKLVPEGIEGMVPLRGPLSANIHQLTGGLRAGMGYTGCASVGELQQRARFVRITGAGLKESHVHDVTITKEAPNYRVSGN, encoded by the coding sequence ATGCTTGACGAGCGTATCCTGGAAGGTCTGACTTTTGACGATGTGCTGCTCATCCCTGCCCAGTCTGCTGTTCTTCCTCGCGATGTAGACCTCACGACCCGCCTTTCCCGCAACGTCATCTTGAATATCCCTCTGGTCAGTGCCGCCATGGACACCGTGACCGAGGCGCGCGCAGCCATCTGCATGGCCCGCGAAGGGGGGATCGGCTTCATTCACAAGAACCTCTCCATCGAAGAGCAGGCCCTGGAGGTGGACAAGGTCAAAAAGAGCGAATCCGGGATGATCGTCGATCCCATTACCATGCGTCCGAACCAGAAGATTCGGGAGGCGCTGGAGATCATGGCGAAATACCGGATTTCCGGGGTTCCGATCACCAAACCCAATGGCAAGCTGGTTGGGATACTTACCAACCGCGACCTCCGTTTCGAGACCAACCTCGACCTGCTCATCTCAGAACGGATGACCAAGCGCAATCTGGTGACCGTGGCTGTGGGGACCACCCTGGAAGAGGCCAAGGAGCACCTGAAGCATACCAGGGTGGAAAAACTCCTGGTGGTGGACGATGATAAGAACCTCAAAGGGTTGATCACCATCAAGGACATCGAAAAGGTCAGAAAATACCCCAATGCCTGTAAGGACAGCCTGGGTCGTCTGCGTGTCGGTGCGGCTGTCGGTCCGACCGCTGACATGATCGACAGGGTCGATGCCCTGCTGAAAGCCGGTGTCGACGTGATCGTCATCGATACGGCGCATGGTCATTCACAGGGAGTTATCGATGCCGTGCGGCAACTGAAGCAGACCTATCCCGGCATGGATCTGGTTGCGGGCAACATTGCCACAGCTGATGCTGCCGAGGCACTTATCAAGGCCGGCGCAGACGCCCTCAAGATTGGTATCGGGCCGGGCTCCATCTGTACGACACGCGTTGTGGCCGGTGTAGGGGTCCCGCAGATCACTGCAATCAGCGAATGCTCACGGGTTGCGAAGAAATACGGTGTTCCCATCATTGCCGACGGTGGCGTCAAGTATTCCGGCGATCTTACCAAGGCGGTCGCCGCAGGGGCCGATGTGGTGATGATCGGTTCGCTCTTTGCCGGCACCGAGGAGTCCCCCGGCGATACCATCCTCTACCAGGGGCGCGCCTACAAGAGCTACCGAGGAATGGGGTCCATCGCGGCCATGAAGGAAGGGAGCAAGGATCGCTACTTCCAGTCTGACGTGGAGAGCGAGATCAAGCTGGTTCCCGAAGGGATCGAGGGGATGGTGCCGCTGCGCGGGCCCCTTTCGGCCAATATCCACCAGTTGACCGGCGGCCTGCGAGCCGGCATGGGATACACCGGCTGTGCGTCGGTCGGGGAACTCCAGCAGAGGGCCAGGTTTGTCAGGATCACCGGCGCCGGGCTCAAGGAATCCCATGTCCACGATGTTACCATCACCAAGGAAGCGCCAAACTACCGAGTTTCCGGAAACTAA
- a CDS encoding M20/M25/M40 family metallo-hydrolase, translated as MRTESFAFLSSLVAAPSPSGYEQPAQRVFRSYIEPFAAVTSDVLGNVYGCIEGKGAERPRVMLVGHSDEIGLQVRYIDDNGFLCFGAIGGVDAHLTPGQRVTVHSGTGAVAGVIGRKPIHLMEAKDRDSVTKLENQYIDIGAVDRKEAENLVRIGDPVTFAGILERLHGNRVTSRGFDDKAGSFVVAEVLRQVAAARKRLPVDLYGVSSVQEEIGLRGGTTSSYTVNPDVGICVEVDFATDQPDVEKKHNGDVKLGKGPVLPRGANINPALFDLLASTAAELKIPVQFSGIPRATGTDANVMQISRNGVATALVKIPLRYMHTPVEVLDLGDLDHAVKLITATLYRITDKKLFIPV; from the coding sequence ATGCGCACAGAGTCGTTTGCATTTCTATCCAGTCTGGTGGCGGCACCCAGCCCGTCGGGGTACGAGCAGCCAGCCCAGCGGGTATTCCGCTCGTATATCGAACCGTTTGCCGCGGTTACCAGTGATGTGCTGGGCAATGTCTATGGCTGCATCGAGGGAAAAGGGGCGGAGCGCCCAAGGGTGATGCTGGTCGGGCATTCCGACGAGATCGGCCTGCAGGTCCGCTACATCGATGACAACGGCTTTCTCTGCTTCGGCGCCATTGGCGGCGTGGATGCCCATCTGACGCCGGGGCAGCGGGTGACCGTGCACAGCGGAACCGGCGCCGTTGCCGGTGTCATCGGGCGCAAGCCGATCCACCTCATGGAGGCCAAGGACCGGGATTCGGTGACCAAGCTGGAGAACCAGTACATCGATATCGGCGCTGTCGACAGGAAGGAAGCGGAAAATCTCGTCCGTATCGGGGACCCGGTGACCTTTGCCGGGATACTGGAACGCCTGCACGGCAACCGGGTGACCTCGCGCGGTTTCGATGACAAGGCCGGGAGCTTCGTGGTGGCCGAGGTGCTCCGCCAGGTTGCCGCAGCCCGGAAGCGGCTGCCGGTGGATCTCTATGGTGTCTCGTCGGTGCAGGAGGAGATCGGTCTGCGTGGCGGTACCACCAGCAGCTACACGGTCAATCCGGATGTCGGCATCTGTGTTGAGGTCGATTTTGCCACTGACCAGCCCGACGTGGAAAAGAAGCACAATGGCGACGTGAAACTCGGCAAGGGTCCGGTGCTGCCGCGAGGGGCCAATATCAACCCCGCACTGTTCGATCTGCTCGCCTCGACAGCGGCCGAGCTGAAGATACCGGTGCAGTTTTCCGGTATCCCCCGGGCAACCGGTACGGACGCCAATGTCATGCAGATCTCCCGCAACGGCGTGGCCACCGCACTGGTGAAGATTCCGCTTCGTTACATGCACACCCCGGTAGAGGTTCTCGATCTGGGCGACCTCGATCATGCCGTCAAACTCATAACCGCAACCCTGTACCGCATTACCGACAAAAAGCTCTTCATTCCTGTCTGA
- a CDS encoding bifunctional nuclease family protein, translating to MHDKGLSEFAPGDPGGRQRSGVKHDKEVCMYQEMTVYGFTIDTVSRRPVVLLKSADGGTTVPLWISVVEGVSIAADLISHDLASKGERNDFLTALLKRVGLQPDRITVERDERGSVTAAVWLKNGSQKLRVDVNLVEALNLTLTYKIPLMVSSGLMDWATKYSLQEEAVVRESDEQRYADYLEGLDPSQMGKYPM from the coding sequence ATGCATGACAAAGGGCTATCAGAATTCGCTCCTGGGGACCCTGGCGGTCGACAGCGAAGCGGCGTGAAGCATGACAAAGAGGTTTGCATGTATCAAGAAATGACCGTGTACGGATTTACCATCGATACCGTTTCCCGTAGACCGGTGGTGCTGCTCAAGAGTGCGGACGGCGGGACCACGGTTCCCCTCTGGATCAGTGTCGTCGAAGGGGTGTCCATTGCCGCAGACCTGATCAGCCATGACCTGGCCAGCAAGGGGGAGAGGAATGACTTCTTGACCGCCCTGCTCAAGCGTGTCGGTCTGCAGCCCGACCGGATAACCGTCGAGCGTGACGAGAGGGGTTCCGTCACGGCAGCGGTCTGGCTGAAAAACGGCAGCCAGAAGCTGCGGGTCGATGTGAATCTCGTCGAGGCCCTGAATCTGACGCTGACCTACAAGATCCCGCTCATGGTCTCTTCTGGACTGATGGACTGGGCTACCAAGTATTCTCTGCAGGAAGAGGCGGTGGTTCGCGAAAGCGACGAGCAAAGATACGCCGACTATCTGGAAGGGCTCGACCCGTCCCAGATGGGTAAATATCCCATGTAG
- the miaB gene encoding tRNA (N6-isopentenyl adenosine(37)-C2)-methylthiotransferase MiaB, which translates to MVPVKYLYLQTLGCQMNVSDSEKIAALLQRIGYELTDDQRRADLIILNTCSVRARAEEKVYAHLANYVGMKRKKPGLLLGVGGCVAQQEGERLLERVPHLDLVFGTHNLHRLPQIVLAAEEGRRLAEVDFIDNDTRVNLFPVDDRPGGVTRFVTAMQGCDNYCSYCIVPYVRGREVSRRAGEIVAEIRQMAEHGVREITLLGQNVNSYGVKSTGEPDFAGLLRMVSEIPGIERIRFTTSHPKDFNRALIQCFAELPKLCSHMHLPAQSGSNAVLAGMNRGYTREHYLAMVAELKQARPDIAITGDMIVGFPGETTDDFAQTLSLMNEVGYADLFSFMYSPRPGTLAAGLTEELSYEEKRERLELLQDIQRKATRRQNEALVGTIHEVLVEGVSKRGDQLYGRTSGNRVVNFAGDPSLIGTMVDVCMTKGYQNSLLGTLAVDSEAA; encoded by the coding sequence ATGGTACCCGTCAAATATCTGTATCTGCAGACCCTGGGCTGCCAGATGAATGTGAGCGATTCGGAAAAGATTGCCGCGCTTCTGCAGCGGATCGGGTACGAGCTGACCGACGACCAGCGTCGCGCAGACCTGATCATACTGAACACCTGCAGTGTCAGAGCCCGGGCAGAGGAAAAGGTCTATGCCCATCTCGCCAATTACGTGGGAATGAAGAGGAAAAAACCGGGACTGCTGCTCGGTGTGGGGGGGTGCGTAGCGCAGCAGGAGGGGGAGAGGCTCCTGGAAAGGGTGCCGCATCTCGACCTGGTGTTCGGCACGCACAATCTGCATCGGCTGCCGCAGATCGTGCTGGCTGCCGAAGAGGGGCGTCGGCTCGCCGAGGTTGATTTCATCGACAACGATACCCGGGTCAACCTCTTTCCGGTTGACGACCGGCCCGGCGGTGTGACCCGTTTCGTGACGGCCATGCAGGGGTGCGACAATTACTGCTCGTACTGCATTGTCCCCTATGTCCGCGGTCGCGAGGTGAGTCGCAGGGCAGGAGAGATCGTCGCCGAGATCCGGCAGATGGCCGAACATGGCGTCAGGGAGATCACCCTGCTCGGACAGAATGTCAATTCCTACGGGGTCAAGAGCACGGGTGAGCCCGATTTTGCCGGGCTGCTCCGCATGGTATCCGAAATCCCCGGCATCGAACGGATCCGTTTTACCACGTCACATCCCAAGGATTTCAATCGGGCACTCATCCAATGCTTTGCCGAACTGCCCAAGCTCTGTTCCCATATGCACCTGCCAGCCCAGTCGGGAAGCAATGCGGTTCTGGCCGGCATGAACCGGGGATACACCCGCGAGCACTACCTGGCAATGGTGGCCGAACTCAAGCAGGCCCGCCCGGATATCGCCATTACCGGGGACATGATCGTCGGCTTTCCCGGTGAAACGACGGATGATTTTGCCCAGACGCTTTCGCTCATGAATGAGGTCGGCTATGCAGATCTTTTCTCGTTCATGTATTCGCCGCGTCCGGGTACCCTGGCCGCCGGGCTGACCGAGGAACTGTCCTACGAAGAAAAGCGCGAACGGCTCGAACTGCTGCAGGATATCCAGCGCAAGGCCACGCGCAGACAGAACGAGGCGTTGGTCGGCACGATACACGAGGTGCTGGTTGAAGGGGTGAGCAAGCGTGGCGACCAGTTGTACGGCAGGACATCGGGGAATCGCGTGGTAAATTTTGCCGGCGACCCGTCCCTCATCGGTACCATGGTTGACGTATGCATGACAAAGGGCTATCAGAATTCGCTCCTGGGGACCCTGGCGGTCGACAGCGAAGCGGCGTGA
- a CDS encoding DUF3373 family protein: MNSIGKKFVSAALLTGLALPASALAADEVQQKLDALQKEMDSLKLQVKKNEDKSMEKWLTIGGDYRFRIDSLRGETKAFTSAQGMFKWMGANALVSVDGAPFGLPAGTYPAGQILSSAAYQMSNIKTYSAAAAAAPTFAGMLNNLAAAQAAAGATPMNFAIPAGKPSNDTLYTNRFGLDLHAKATQNVTVNVRMLAYKTFGSNDDTAVTGSGGTPYFADRVGAFDGTLGHIPSSDYLNLDRGYVTWSNIADQPIWFSVGRRPSTNGIPEHLRLNNERPGNGGTPALLVDYAFDGMTIGYAPDIEMLPGAYAKVCYGRGFESGVDNGNSLKDTDMLGIAVIPVDTDPLRVHFQWNRGFNIFDFPTMDNTYFGNTSPSIDLGDIDWYGTGILSNLKKVGPGNLNLFGEFGLSVTHPNQNVSANAGFEGLMTGSFMNPEAPKSKTGWAAYVGARYDYEPTKTKLGFEYNHGSKDWITFAPAADDMWTSKVGTRGDVYETYLIQELNLKPISSYLSKVFFKVGYQYYNFDYTGSNNWVGAPVKIDDIKASDVLLMTPLKNAQNIYGTFEVKF, translated from the coding sequence ATGAACTCAATCGGAAAGAAATTCGTATCGGCAGCTCTGCTGACAGGGCTTGCACTGCCTGCATCCGCGCTTGCCGCGGACGAAGTGCAGCAGAAGCTCGATGCACTGCAGAAGGAGATGGACTCCCTCAAACTGCAGGTGAAGAAGAACGAGGACAAGTCCATGGAGAAGTGGCTCACCATCGGTGGCGACTACCGTTTCCGGATCGATTCTCTCAGGGGCGAAACCAAGGCATTTACCAGCGCACAGGGTATGTTCAAGTGGATGGGAGCAAATGCTTTGGTTTCCGTTGATGGAGCCCCCTTTGGCTTACCGGCAGGTACATATCCCGCAGGGCAAATCCTTTCTAGTGCTGCGTATCAAATGAGCAATATCAAGACCTATAGTGCTGCTGCTGCCGCTGCGCCAACCTTTGCCGGCATGCTGAACAACCTGGCCGCTGCGCAGGCAGCTGCGGGTGCAACCCCGATGAACTTCGCTATCCCGGCAGGAAAACCGAGTAACGACACCCTCTACACCAACCGCTTCGGTCTCGACCTGCACGCCAAGGCGACCCAGAACGTCACCGTCAACGTCAGGATGCTCGCCTACAAGACCTTTGGTTCCAACGACGATACTGCCGTGACCGGCAGCGGCGGCACCCCCTACTTTGCCGACCGGGTTGGCGCCTTCGACGGCACCCTCGGCCATATCCCCTCCAGCGACTACCTCAACCTCGACCGTGGCTATGTAACCTGGTCGAACATTGCCGACCAGCCGATCTGGTTCTCCGTCGGCCGCCGCCCCTCCACCAACGGCATCCCCGAGCACCTGCGCCTCAACAACGAGCGCCCGGGTAACGGCGGCACTCCGGCTCTGCTGGTCGATTACGCCTTTGACGGCATGACAATCGGCTATGCCCCCGACATCGAGATGCTGCCCGGCGCCTACGCCAAGGTCTGCTATGGCCGCGGCTTCGAAAGCGGCGTCGATAACGGCAACAGCCTCAAAGACACCGACATGCTCGGCATCGCCGTCATCCCGGTCGATACCGATCCGCTCCGCGTCCACTTCCAGTGGAACCGCGGTTTCAACATCTTCGACTTCCCGACCATGGACAACACCTATTTCGGCAACACCTCACCCTCCATCGACCTGGGCGACATCGACTGGTACGGCACCGGTATCCTGAGCAACCTGAAGAAGGTCGGCCCGGGCAACCTGAACCTGTTCGGCGAGTTCGGTCTGAGCGTGACCCATCCGAACCAGAACGTCTCAGCCAATGCCGGCTTTGAAGGCCTGATGACCGGCTCGTTCATGAACCCCGAAGCTCCGAAATCCAAGACCGGCTGGGCAGCCTATGTCGGCGCCCGTTACGATTACGAGCCGACCAAGACCAAGCTCGGCTTCGAATACAACCACGGCTCGAAAGACTGGATCACCTTTGCACCTGCAGCAGACGACATGTGGACCTCGAAGGTCGGCACCCGCGGCGACGTGTACGAAACCTACCTGATCCAGGAACTGAACCTGAAACCGATCTCCTCTTACCTCTCAAAGGTCTTCTTCAAGGTCGGTTACCAGTACTACAACTTTGACTACACCGGCAGCAACAACTGGGTCGGCGCACCGGTCAAGATCGACGATATCAAGGCAAGCGACGTGCTGCTCATGACCCCGCTCAAAAACGCCCAGAATATCTACGGCACCTTCGAGGTTAAATTTTAG
- a CDS encoding cytochrome C produces the protein MGTFLACRAFAVEHKEGSEYIEKNGYDGPKTCEVCHPGTAANFLKTVHWTHESKVDNVENLDPAKEYGMKNRIYTMCNGNDIVNNLKEIPKNVVGKTKFSGCNTCHPGNHLLNVGSTGPEAEQAIDCLVCHSTSYDFRTRKPFKNEKGEVVLGQDRSKKAALGIGKPTVRNCMVCHEAAGGGVYVKRGFAFNKENDVHAAKGMVCVDCHKATDHRIPTGYDPNNWANDGIRISCDDASCHGSKPHKDADLNRHTARIACQTCHIPRTGGALAKDFTVWEQGPDKFYEPTTLKREANENAPVYAWYNKTVRNLPDFIGPKGLRGDAASKIYPFKIFQGKAFFDKKTGNLLSMDFAPPMATGDTLAGVASAAKTLGLKDYEPVPGWQTIYFGSNHLVTKTKALSCTNCHVPNGILNFRELGYTDREVIKLTSPELYLKKLVEKQKEEW, from the coding sequence ATGGGTACCTTCCTGGCTTGCCGGGCCTTTGCCGTCGAGCACAAAGAGGGAAGTGAATACATCGAGAAAAATGGCTACGACGGGCCAAAAACCTGTGAAGTCTGTCATCCGGGTACTGCTGCCAATTTCCTGAAAACCGTGCACTGGACCCATGAGTCCAAGGTCGACAATGTCGAGAATCTCGACCCGGCCAAGGAATATGGCATGAAGAACCGTATCTACACCATGTGCAACGGCAATGACATCGTCAACAATCTGAAGGAGATCCCGAAAAACGTTGTAGGTAAAACCAAATTTTCAGGCTGCAACACCTGCCATCCCGGCAACCACCTTCTGAATGTTGGCAGCACCGGTCCTGAAGCTGAACAGGCCATCGACTGCCTGGTCTGTCACTCGACCAGTTACGATTTCAGGACCCGTAAACCGTTCAAGAACGAAAAAGGCGAAGTCGTCCTTGGTCAGGACAGGAGCAAGAAAGCTGCTCTTGGGATTGGCAAGCCGACCGTAAGGAACTGCATGGTCTGCCACGAAGCAGCAGGTGGCGGCGTCTATGTGAAAAGAGGCTTTGCCTTTAACAAGGAAAACGATGTACATGCGGCCAAGGGAATGGTCTGCGTCGACTGCCATAAGGCGACCGACCACCGTATCCCCACCGGCTACGACCCGAACAACTGGGCCAATGACGGTATCCGTATCTCCTGTGACGATGCCTCTTGCCATGGCAGCAAACCGCACAAGGATGCCGATCTTAACCGGCACACTGCACGTATCGCCTGCCAGACCTGCCACATCCCCCGTACCGGAGGCGCCTTGGCAAAAGACTTCACCGTCTGGGAACAGGGTCCCGACAAATTCTACGAACCGACCACCCTGAAGCGTGAAGCCAATGAAAACGCCCCGGTCTACGCATGGTACAACAAAACCGTGCGCAACCTCCCCGACTTCATCGGCCCCAAAGGGTTGCGGGGAGATGCCGCGAGCAAGATCTATCCTTTCAAGATATTCCAGGGCAAAGCATTCTTCGACAAAAAGACCGGCAATCTTCTCTCCATGGACTTTGCCCCCCCCATGGCAACCGGCGACACTCTTGCCGGCGTAGCCTCTGCTGCCAAAACCCTGGGGCTCAAGGATTACGAACCGGTCCCCGGTTGGCAGACTATTTATTTCGGCAGCAACCACCTGGTCACCAAGACCAAGGCCCTTTCATGCACGAACTGCCACGTACCTAACGGCATTCTCAACTTCAGGGAACTGGGGTATACTGACCGTGAAGTCATCAAGCTGACATCACCGGAACTCTACCTGAAGAAGCTGGTGGAAAAACAAAAAGAAGAGTGGTAG